Proteins encoded together in one Anticarsia gemmatalis isolate Benzon Research Colony breed Stoneville strain chromosome 1, ilAntGemm2 primary, whole genome shotgun sequence window:
- the LOC142974977 gene encoding uncharacterized protein LOC142974977, which translates to MCRFNEILFAVSVLCISNSWTKEMTEIEALGARPTHCTYEYAFDMYGANCAGLRLGKIPRLKGGIEILDFSDNKLQELHADTLSGYTGIRFLYLVDNHIYLIDEDAFSAFTYLETLDLSNNVIFELPNSILQLPSLRKLYLKGNPILHKSLNALTIVRPIKAPLELLDISDCKIKQLPNWGSLPQLRFYNISHNPLTSLSTDHFAPMCNLERLDLTESTNDMQLCSMKSAVMWFQAKKIFFQLEDYSKLNTNEFNHCPADDIAIHNVTYHRCKAEYLQVQSIKTSRRTWLTIGGGLAGFLIGFILLLWLMHRHNVAQTKTKAEKMKQATPANDPDKNATAILLNNVS; encoded by the exons ATTCAACGAGATTTTGTTTGCGGTATCCGTCCTGTGTATATCAAACTCATGGACGAAGGAGATGACGGAAATAGAGGCGCTGGGAGCGAGGCCTACGCACTGCACCTATGAGTATGCCTTCGACATGTACGGTGCCAACTGCGCTGGACTGCGGCTAGGGAAGATACCTAGACTGAAGGGCGGAATTGAG ATTCTGGACTTCAGTGACAATAAGCTTCAAGAGCTCCACGCTGACACGTTGTCAGGATACACGGGCATCAGGTTCCTGTACTTAGTCGATAACCACATTTACCTCATAGACGAGGACGCATTCTCGGCGTTTACTTACCTGGAAACACTCGATCTGTCCAACAACGTTATATTTGAACTGCCAAACTCTATACTGCAACTACCGTCCTTAAGGAAATTATATCTCAAAGGAAATCCGATTCTCCACAAAAGCCTTAACGCACTCACAATAGTGAGACCTATTAAGGCGCCGTTGGAGCTTCTGGACATCTCCGACTGTAAGATAAAACAGTTGCCGAACTGGGGCAGTCTGCCACAACTAAGGTTTTATAACATATCCCACAATCCTCTGACGTCATTGAGTACGGATCACTTCGCACCAATGTGCAACCTGGAGAGATTGGATCTAACGGAGTCTACGAACGACATGCAACTATGCAGTATGAAATCAGCCGTGATGTGGTTCCAAGCTAAAAAGATATTCTTCCAGTTAGAAGACTATTCTAAACTTAACACAAACG AGTTTAATCACTGTCCCGCAGATGACATAGCCATACATAATGTTACATACCATAGATGTAAAGCCGAATACTTGCAG GTGCAAAGTATCAAGACGTCGCGACGAACGTGGCTGACAATAGGCGGAGGGCTCGCAGGGTTTCTAATCGGCTTCATTCTGCTCCTGTGGCTCATGCACAGACACAACGTCGCGCAAACCAAGACGAAAGCCGAGAAGATGAAGCAAGCGACACCGGCCAATGACCCCGACAAGAACGCCACAGCAATCCTTCTCAACAACGTCTCATAG